The following are encoded together in the Capsulimonas corticalis genome:
- a CDS encoding NF038129 family PEP-CTERM protein: MKNHLISYAAALTLTACALAAAAPAQAGTQHVTVTTGALNGAGTYYVEFTLTDGSGLGDGNSFAGVSNFSVNGGSLGAVLPPTTGDVTGSLGAGHTLGLTDSNAGSGGLADFAQGFTITNPSATLGFDLTLTDTSVDPVTPDGFTFQLLDGSFNPIATTGPTGTELVGADFTSISPGATGYSSNGVYSPPIIATISPVVSATVPEPSAYAALALGALTLGGVMLRGRRRARVA; encoded by the coding sequence ATGAAGAATCATCTGATCTCATACGCCGCTGCATTGACCCTCACCGCCTGCGCCCTGGCCGCCGCAGCGCCCGCTCAGGCGGGGACGCAGCATGTCACGGTCACGACCGGCGCGCTGAACGGCGCGGGCACATACTATGTCGAGTTCACGCTCACGGATGGATCTGGGCTGGGCGACGGCAATAGCTTTGCGGGCGTCTCGAACTTCTCCGTCAATGGCGGATCGCTCGGCGCGGTGCTGCCGCCGACCACCGGCGATGTCACCGGCAGTCTGGGCGCCGGTCATACGCTGGGTCTCACCGACAGCAACGCCGGCTCCGGCGGCCTGGCCGACTTCGCGCAGGGCTTCACAATCACCAATCCCAGCGCAACGCTCGGCTTCGATCTGACACTTACCGACACAAGCGTCGACCCCGTCACGCCCGACGGCTTCACCTTCCAATTGCTGGACGGAAGCTTCAACCCAATCGCCACCACCGGCCCAACCGGAACCGAGCTGGTTGGCGCCGACTTCACAAGCATCAGCCCGGGCGCCACGGGTTACTCCAGCAACGGCGTCTATTCGCCCCCAATCATCGCCACCATCAGCCCCGTCGTCAGCGCCACCGTTCCCGAACCCAGCGCCTACGCCGCGCTCGCCCTCGGCGCGCTCACCCTCGGCGGCGTGATGCTGCGCGGCCGACGCCGCGCCCGCGTCGCATAA
- a CDS encoding putative glycoside hydrolase — MHPTSRSFLTVFCLLGASLPALADPSARVEDGGAVVATDGYTATVSLSNARIELKTPGKTYHLKTSIIQDGAWVEPTAPAGAPAVHQDDKGTNVEIVYPVTGNRQFILDVSAYKDLPGIYLVSKLKSLGALHSDYFFWSWEGNGKTPEVPGAVGPVARETDPATYDRIGAYDWVYLPEDTGGLALFSKQTVGFGPSTDHMAFLNAIPNNQLIGGGSSLNMGMGLVSVQTPQEAADLLRKLRARKIPALNVGVDMPSLSAVNYGRPAPKWARGIDKYNCWPFASCAPKQWGDAEIKEWFADFPLVSHIPNDPAIIARLHKARRHAIMYINFMEMLDSVAQKAVGPKGEAYFKGNWEQIVDHENMDLSKHPNWIAYDKEGKARQSVWGAQANVPGLYNTCLHQADLQDAAIAQLKKVMALGVDGIFIDNAGPIQECYGDQFGKHTHSDGKTNTEMYNLLMQRVYKVVKSYGDDKIVILNSGITPDQWAYSDVQMWESCLYGSGVVAPTTEWPDAKYMGELQADAERHGKVPVILSYFLDQPAAVRSDRVLYTYAYARLYGMGWGDWYSAMGNECEKRASRDLYAVDLGKPQGKVLANGRAYSRMFEKGIALVNPERQPQTITIDTPRDGDLRDVCFDGTLTADGKKLTVTLRPQSGRVLLWK, encoded by the coding sequence ATGCACCCAACCTCGCGATCTTTTCTGACGGTCTTCTGTCTTCTCGGCGCCTCGCTTCCGGCGCTCGCCGATCCCAGCGCGCGTGTCGAGGATGGCGGCGCGGTGGTGGCGACGGACGGGTATACGGCGACGGTCAGTTTGTCGAATGCGCGGATCGAGCTTAAGACGCCCGGCAAAACATATCATCTGAAGACGAGCATCATTCAGGACGGCGCGTGGGTGGAGCCGACCGCGCCTGCGGGCGCGCCTGCCGTGCATCAGGATGACAAGGGAACGAATGTAGAGATCGTTTATCCAGTCACCGGCAATCGGCAGTTTATTCTGGATGTGAGCGCTTACAAAGATCTGCCGGGGATTTATTTGGTGAGCAAACTCAAAAGCCTGGGCGCGCTGCATTCGGATTATTTCTTCTGGTCGTGGGAGGGGAACGGCAAGACGCCCGAGGTTCCGGGCGCCGTTGGTCCCGTGGCGCGGGAAACGGATCCTGCGACGTACGACCGAATCGGCGCTTATGATTGGGTTTATCTGCCCGAGGACACGGGCGGACTGGCGCTGTTTTCCAAACAGACGGTTGGGTTTGGGCCGAGCACGGACCATATGGCGTTCCTCAACGCCATTCCCAATAACCAGTTGATCGGCGGCGGATCGTCGCTGAACATGGGCATGGGGCTGGTGAGCGTTCAGACGCCCCAGGAGGCGGCGGATTTGCTGCGCAAACTGCGCGCTCGCAAGATCCCGGCGCTGAATGTCGGCGTGGATATGCCGTCGCTGAGCGCGGTGAACTATGGGCGGCCCGCGCCGAAGTGGGCGCGCGGCATTGATAAGTACAACTGCTGGCCGTTCGCCTCCTGCGCCCCGAAGCAGTGGGGCGACGCCGAGATCAAGGAATGGTTCGCGGACTTCCCGCTCGTCTCGCATATCCCGAACGATCCGGCGATCATCGCGCGTCTGCACAAGGCGAGGCGCCATGCGATCATGTACATCAACTTTATGGAGATGCTGGACTCCGTGGCGCAAAAGGCGGTCGGACCGAAGGGCGAAGCGTACTTCAAGGGCAACTGGGAGCAGATCGTCGACCACGAGAACATGGACTTATCGAAACACCCAAATTGGATCGCTTACGACAAAGAGGGGAAGGCCCGTCAATCCGTGTGGGGCGCGCAGGCGAATGTCCCCGGTCTTTACAATACCTGCCTGCATCAGGCCGATCTTCAGGACGCCGCGATCGCGCAGCTCAAAAAGGTCATGGCGCTGGGCGTGGACGGAATTTTCATCGACAACGCCGGCCCGATCCAGGAATGCTATGGCGATCAGTTCGGCAAGCACACGCATTCCGACGGCAAGACGAACACTGAGATGTACAATCTGCTGATGCAGCGTGTGTACAAAGTCGTCAAAAGCTATGGCGACGACAAGATTGTCATCCTCAACAGCGGCATTACGCCGGATCAGTGGGCGTACTCGGATGTCCAGATGTGGGAATCGTGTCTGTACGGCTCCGGAGTCGTCGCGCCGACCACCGAATGGCCCGACGCCAAGTACATGGGCGAACTCCAGGCCGACGCCGAGCGTCACGGCAAGGTCCCGGTTATCCTCAGCTACTTCCTCGACCAGCCCGCCGCCGTCCGCAGCGACCGCGTCCTCTATACCTATGCTTACGCGCGCCTTTACGGCATGGGGTGGGGCGATTGGTATAGCGCGATGGGGAACGAGTGCGAAAAGCGCGCCTCGCGCGATCTTTACGCCGTCGATCTAGGCAAGCCCCAGGGCAAAGTCCTCGCTAACGGCCGCGCCTACTCCCGGATGTTCGAAAAAGGGATCGCCCTGGTCAATCCCGAACGTCAGCCCCAAACCATCACGATCGACACGCCCCGCGATGGCGATCTGCGCGACGTCTGCTTCGACGGAACCCTGACCGCCGACGGCAAAAAACTGACCGTCACCCTGCGCCCCCAATCCGGCCGCGTGCTGCTTTGGAAATGA
- a CDS encoding iron-containing alcohol dehydrogenase has translation MNSFAIYTPTRIFFGPDQRASFAESAARLGKHAFVVTGGGSVERLGYLKHVTDALTAAGVTISYFSGVEPNPEAATINRAAAQLKAAGADFVVAVGGGSVMDAAKGIAALAYTGEEDIWPFVIGESRAFQLGGAIPIAAVPTTTATASEVTPFAVISNRAARGKSILIAEFLKPQAAWLNPEYTTGLSPVTTQDGAADILSHIFESYLLGGNESPLADRYSEGVIHTVIETLPRVLENPADTAARGDLFWASTLALNDYQKAGRSESQFVLHAIEHALSAHQPSLAHGRGLATLYPAYLRWLLVNGRAQDRIAQLGERIFGLTGTEQERAGGFIARFEDWLAANGLLQSLEELGFHESDYASIANYAVTTYGDGRELDALGSLPASEIVAIFQATASQGKTLAAA, from the coding sequence ATGAACTCGTTTGCGATCTACACACCTACTCGGATCTTCTTCGGCCCCGACCAGCGAGCTTCCTTCGCCGAATCCGCCGCGCGGCTGGGCAAGCATGCATTTGTCGTCACGGGCGGCGGCAGCGTGGAGCGGTTGGGATATTTGAAGCATGTGACCGACGCTCTCACGGCGGCGGGCGTTACGATTTCTTACTTCAGCGGCGTCGAGCCAAATCCAGAGGCGGCGACAATCAATCGCGCGGCGGCGCAGCTGAAGGCGGCGGGCGCGGACTTTGTGGTGGCGGTGGGCGGCGGGTCGGTGATGGACGCCGCGAAGGGCATCGCGGCGCTCGCGTACACCGGTGAGGAGGATATCTGGCCGTTTGTCATCGGGGAGTCGCGTGCGTTTCAGCTGGGCGGCGCCATTCCGATCGCGGCCGTTCCCACCACCACGGCGACAGCGTCGGAGGTCACGCCCTTCGCCGTCATTTCCAATCGCGCGGCGCGCGGCAAATCCATCCTGATCGCCGAGTTCCTGAAGCCGCAGGCGGCTTGGCTGAATCCGGAGTATACGACCGGCCTCTCGCCGGTGACGACGCAGGACGGCGCGGCGGACATCCTCAGCCATATCTTCGAAAGTTATCTCCTCGGCGGCAATGAGTCGCCGCTGGCCGATCGCTACTCCGAAGGCGTGATCCATACCGTCATCGAAACGCTTCCGCGCGTTCTGGAAAACCCCGCCGACACCGCCGCGCGCGGCGATCTGTTCTGGGCCTCGACGCTGGCGCTCAACGACTACCAGAAAGCCGGCCGCAGTGAATCGCAGTTCGTACTGCACGCCATCGAGCACGCCCTCAGCGCCCACCAGCCCAGCCTTGCCCACGGACGCGGCCTCGCCACACTCTATCCCGCCTACCTGCGCTGGCTCCTCGTGAACGGCCGCGCCCAGGACCGCATCGCCCAGCTCGGCGAGCGTATCTTCGGCCTGACCGGAACCGAGCAGGAGCGAGCCGGGGGATTCATCGCCCGGTTTGAGGACTGGCTGGCGGCGAACGGCCTGCTCCAGTCGCTGGAAGAACTCGGCTTTCACGAAAGCGACTACGCCTCCATCGCCAATTACGCCGTCACTACCTATGGTGACGGCCGTGAATTGGACGCCCTAGGATCCCTTCCCGCTTCCGAAATCGTCGCGATCTTCCAGGCGACGGCCTCTCAGGGCAAGACGCTGGCGGCGGCGTAA
- a CDS encoding TetR/AcrR family transcriptional regulator, whose amino-acid sequence MRQKNSDKPSVRDRIVVAALDQFHTEGYNGRGVQEIADAAGVPKGTFYNHFKSKELLALDVLQLYIEGNSPEMLLDTSQPPLERLRAHFGFISRRYAECGFSRGCLLGNFSAEMADVSPALREALDKAFGDWTQGVASLLREAQAAGQIDSRHDPELLARFLINSWEGALLRMKVVKARQPLDDFYDVCFGVLLK is encoded by the coding sequence ATGCGTCAAAAGAACAGCGATAAACCCAGCGTGCGCGACCGGATCGTGGTGGCCGCGCTGGATCAGTTCCATACAGAGGGGTATAACGGACGCGGCGTGCAGGAGATCGCGGACGCGGCGGGTGTGCCGAAGGGGACGTTTTACAACCACTTCAAAAGCAAGGAATTGCTGGCGCTCGACGTGCTCCAGCTCTATATCGAGGGCAACAGTCCCGAGATGCTGCTGGACACCAGCCAGCCGCCGCTGGAGCGACTGCGCGCGCACTTCGGGTTCATCTCCCGGCGCTACGCGGAATGCGGATTCTCACGCGGCTGTCTTTTGGGCAACTTCAGCGCGGAGATGGCCGATGTCAGTCCCGCGCTGCGCGAAGCGCTGGACAAGGCGTTCGGCGACTGGACCCAAGGCGTCGCCTCGCTTCTGCGCGAAGCCCAGGCGGCTGGCCAGATCGACTCCCGTCACGATCCCGAACTGCTCGCCCGATTCCTCATCAACTCCTGGGAAGGCGCCTTGCTTCGGATGAAGGTCGTCAAAGCGCGCCAGCCACTGGACGATTTCTATGATGTCTGCTTCGGAGTCTTGCTCAAATAA
- a CDS encoding RICIN domain-containing protein: MTNQDKLRLMALAVGAGLTLAGMPACAQDPASEAQGVTYQLINVNSGKVADVAGSSVTAGAQVFQYTYHGTKNQQWKVLPVDGGYWEIANVNSAQALTVVDTPTANGAKCAQEPYTALPSQQWALQNVGDGTFWIINRGSGQYLEVAGSATAEAGTIDQWPRSGYPNQQWSMMPVDVVIAGTQADPAAHAPVHPKPKAKKTKRGTHSAPA; this comes from the coding sequence ATGACTAACCAAGATAAGCTTCGATTGATGGCGCTGGCGGTTGGAGCTGGGTTAACGCTGGCGGGTATGCCGGCGTGTGCGCAGGATCCGGCGTCGGAGGCGCAGGGTGTTACGTATCAACTGATCAATGTGAACAGCGGGAAGGTCGCGGATGTGGCGGGCAGCTCGGTTACGGCCGGCGCGCAGGTCTTTCAGTATACATATCATGGGACGAAAAACCAGCAGTGGAAGGTGCTGCCGGTGGACGGAGGGTACTGGGAAATCGCCAACGTGAATAGCGCGCAGGCGCTCACCGTTGTTGATACTCCGACCGCCAATGGCGCGAAGTGCGCTCAGGAGCCGTATACCGCGTTGCCGTCCCAGCAGTGGGCGCTGCAAAACGTGGGGGATGGAACCTTCTGGATCATCAATCGGGGCAGCGGACAGTACCTCGAAGTGGCGGGCAGCGCGACTGCCGAGGCGGGGACCATCGATCAGTGGCCGCGCAGCGGTTATCCCAATCAGCAGTGGTCCATGATGCCCGTCGATGTCGTGATCGCCGGGACGCAGGCCGATCCGGCGGCCCATGCGCCTGTGCATCCGAAGCCTAAAGCGAAGAAAACTAAGCGTGGGACGCATAGTGCGCCGGCGTAA
- a CDS encoding VOC family protein, whose amino-acid sequence MKRVTGIGGIFFKSKDPKALTDWYASHLGVPIGEHGEVMFQWRGAEHPAEEGVTVWAPFPEDTDYFEPTKAAFMVNYRVDDLDALLEALKAEGVEIDPKREDFDYGRFAWIIDPEGNRIELWEPPKGQQTA is encoded by the coding sequence ATGAAACGTGTCACTGGCATCGGCGGGATTTTCTTTAAGTCGAAGGATCCAAAAGCGCTGACCGATTGGTACGCAAGCCATCTCGGCGTTCCGATCGGCGAGCATGGGGAAGTGATGTTCCAATGGCGCGGCGCGGAGCATCCGGCGGAGGAAGGCGTCACCGTTTGGGCGCCGTTTCCCGAGGATACAGACTATTTCGAACCAACAAAGGCTGCGTTCATGGTCAATTACCGGGTGGATGACCTCGACGCTCTCCTTGAAGCGCTAAAAGCGGAAGGTGTCGAGATCGATCCGAAGCGCGAAGATTTCGACTATGGCCGCTTCGCCTGGATCATTGATCCCGAAGGAAATCGGATCGAACTGTGGGAGCCGCCAAAAGGACAGCAAACGGCATAG
- a CDS encoding class I SAM-dependent methyltransferase: MDDSVSNSDVRDVWDANAEFWDAHMGEEGNTFHRELVAPAAERLLEVQSGERVLEIACGTGLFARRMVELGARVLATDVSGVMVRMARQKFADASAPIEFRQLDAADPAQMGALPENGFDAAVCNMALFDMIEIAPLFQGLARALVPGGRFVFTICHPSFNTNASIRMVEQEDREGEILTCHSMKVTKYKGLGPARAIGIVGQPRVQHTFHRPLSNLLDPAFAAGFSLDGLLEPSFISAADSKRSLEMRNFAEFPMVLAGRLRLR; encoded by the coding sequence ATGGACGATTCAGTCAGCAACAGCGATGTACGGGACGTGTGGGACGCGAACGCCGAGTTTTGGGACGCGCATATGGGTGAGGAGGGCAACACCTTCCACCGCGAGCTGGTCGCGCCGGCGGCCGAGCGGCTGCTGGAAGTCCAGAGCGGCGAACGTGTGCTGGAGATCGCCTGCGGCACGGGCTTATTCGCCCGGAGGATGGTGGAGCTTGGCGCGCGTGTTCTCGCGACTGATGTGAGCGGGGTGATGGTGCGCATGGCGCGCCAGAAGTTCGCCGACGCCAGCGCTCCGATTGAGTTCCGTCAGCTCGATGCGGCGGATCCCGCGCAGATGGGCGCGCTTCCAGAGAACGGCTTCGACGCCGCCGTCTGCAATATGGCGCTGTTCGACATGATCGAAATCGCCCCACTCTTCCAGGGGCTCGCGCGCGCGCTCGTCCCCGGCGGTCGTTTCGTCTTCACGATTTGCCACCCAAGCTTCAACACCAACGCCAGCATCCGCATGGTCGAACAGGAAGACCGTGAGGGCGAGATCCTCACGTGTCACTCCATGAAGGTGACAAAGTACAAGGGTCTGGGGCCGGCCCGCGCCATCGGGATCGTCGGTCAGCCCCGCGTACAGCACACCTTCCACCGCCCTCTCAGCAACCTCCTCGATCCCGCCTTCGCCGCCGGCTTCAGCCTCGATGGTCTTCTGGAGCCGTCGTTTATCAGCGCCGCCGACAGCAAACGCTCGCTGGAGATGCGAAACTTCGCCGAGTTCCCCATGGTGCTCGCGGGACGACTGCGACTGCGTTAG
- a CDS encoding CPCC family cysteine-rich protein yields the protein MNDKQVQIQHIFKMIDADEAAAIAKAFAIVESVSETDLSYNMRYVNNAHSISRSIDDRTGETIMTYAVSKEKIGIVKLLREHFADINAPRRDGKTPLAVAYERGAVEMVRFLLSRNADSRLVSLTVSSPSANQCEAAKLISDRMTINNKFPCHCCGYLVNEYIGYSEICRICHWEEDGSMLRWPYRGGGPNHVSLMEAQRNYQDFGASEERRRQRASLPLSTDVRDRGWRPISLEIDNFERSDKTYGPIFDSISEYYWRDSFWLKNEARYKDVGVFRVIPLRGVLPIEFGMTRKEAREVIGLPVSPYVRPSVSPYLSDTYLNRGFQVFFDADNRVEFIELRNSVSAVYKGFSVLETKATSVVNSVSKDAPYDESDPKLGYRYTFPDLEMRLWRNHIAKEQYDPDDYSGIYFLTMGLGKPGYYSNASEIPEIEE from the coding sequence ATGAATGACAAGCAAGTACAGATTCAGCATATCTTCAAGATGATCGATGCGGATGAAGCGGCGGCGATCGCGAAGGCGTTCGCAATTGTCGAAAGCGTCTCCGAAACAGACTTATCGTATAACATGCGTTATGTGAATAATGCCCATTCGATTTCTCGGAGCATAGATGATCGAACAGGCGAGACGATCATGACCTATGCTGTTTCGAAAGAAAAAATCGGAATCGTAAAATTATTACGCGAACACTTTGCAGATATCAATGCGCCGAGGCGCGATGGAAAGACGCCGCTGGCGGTCGCCTACGAGCGCGGCGCGGTGGAAATGGTTCGGTTTCTGTTAAGCCGAAACGCGGATTCTCGCCTTGTCTCACTGACAGTATCATCTCCGTCCGCAAATCAATGCGAAGCGGCGAAGCTAATTTCCGATCGAATGACGATCAACAATAAATTTCCCTGCCATTGCTGTGGATATCTTGTGAATGAGTACATCGGGTATTCCGAAATCTGCCGAATCTGTCACTGGGAAGAAGATGGGTCAATGCTTCGATGGCCTTATCGCGGCGGCGGACCGAATCACGTCTCGTTGATGGAGGCTCAGCGCAACTATCAAGACTTTGGCGCAAGTGAAGAGAGACGTCGTCAAAGGGCGTCTCTCCCTTTGTCGACAGACGTTCGGGATCGCGGCTGGCGGCCGATTTCGCTCGAAATCGATAACTTTGAGCGGAGTGATAAAACGTATGGGCCAATATTCGATTCGATCTCTGAGTATTATTGGCGCGATAGCTTTTGGCTTAAAAACGAAGCTCGCTACAAAGATGTGGGGGTGTTTCGCGTTATTCCCCTGCGCGGCGTGCTGCCGATTGAGTTCGGAATGACGCGCAAAGAAGCGCGCGAGGTCATCGGCTTACCAGTATCTCCATACGTACGGCCATCGGTCAGTCCCTATCTTTCGGATACTTATTTGAATCGCGGCTTCCAGGTCTTCTTTGACGCCGACAACCGTGTGGAGTTTATCGAACTGAGGAATTCGGTGAGCGCCGTCTACAAAGGCTTCTCGGTGCTGGAAACGAAGGCGACGAGTGTCGTCAACTCTGTATCAAAGGATGCGCCATACGATGAGAGTGATCCTAAGTTAGGATACCGTTACACATTCCCGGATCTGGAAATGCGCCTTTGGCGGAATCACATCGCGAAAGAACAATACGATCCTGACGACTATTCTGGAATATATTTCTTAACAATGGGACTTGGGAAACCAGGATATTACAGCAATGCCTCGGAAATCCCGGAAATCGAAGAATGA
- a CDS encoding HEAT repeat domain-containing protein — MNHEEAIDFLRRHQPMPCDEELTRELIDTYEEVRLFFMENLDPRCVPLFLNSFGEGDGLGVYQLVDFVIAQYPDDIVIPDLVRALQSPHKGVAYWSAQIAACFPSEASLPALTRLIQSDDPDLRGAAITAVDLTPSASRSKILFDALENERDPTLIRLIKSAIEAI; from the coding sequence ATGAACCACGAGGAGGCGATCGATTTCTTACGGCGGCATCAGCCGATGCCGTGCGATGAGGAATTGACGCGGGAACTCATCGATACCTATGAAGAAGTCCGACTCTTTTTCATGGAGAATCTCGATCCGCGCTGTGTGCCGCTGTTTCTGAATTCCTTCGGCGAAGGCGATGGTCTGGGGGTGTACCAGCTGGTCGACTTTGTGATCGCACAGTATCCCGACGACATCGTTATTCCAGACCTGGTGCGCGCGCTGCAAAGCCCGCATAAGGGAGTGGCGTACTGGTCCGCGCAGATCGCCGCCTGCTTCCCGTCGGAGGCGTCTCTGCCCGCACTTACGCGCTTGATCCAGAGCGACGACCCGGATCTGCGCGGCGCGGCCATTACCGCAGTGGACCTGACGCCCAGCGCCAGCCGCTCCAAAATCTTATTCGATGCGCTGGAAAACGAACGGGACCCCACCCTCATTCGGCTGATCAAAAGCGCTATTGAAGCGATTTGA